One Diospyros lotus cultivar Yz01 chromosome 1, ASM1463336v1, whole genome shotgun sequence genomic window carries:
- the LOC127804214 gene encoding branched-chain-amino-acid aminotransferase-like protein 2, whose protein sequence is MLKCHARGSSLLKPHLPLPSLPVPANEKLLVWVGDEIIPRDSAKVSVFDSVVQGGDSVWEGLRIYNGKIFKLEEHLDRLFDSAKALAFNNVPTREEVKEAIFNTLIRNGMFDNAHIRLSLTRGKKVTSGMSPAFNLYGCTLIVLAEWKPPVYDNAKGITLVTATTRRNSPNMEGSSLVPVYSWKYAGSFWYQNLDSKIHHNNLLNNILAKIEGNNANADDAIMLDKDGYVSETNATNIFLVKKGRVLTPHADYCLPGVTRATVMDLVVKENIILEERRISLSEFHTADEVWTTGTMGELSPVLKIDGREIGDGQVGPVTRRLQIAYKNLTEGSGVPIPTYQEA, encoded by the exons ATGCTTAAGTGCCACGCAAGAGGCTCATCTTTATTGAAACCCCATCTGCCTCTGCCCAGTCTTCCAGTTCCTGCCAATGAGAAGCTGCTTGTTTGGGTTGGTGATGAGATCATACCCCGTGACAGTGCAAAG GTTTCAGTATTTGATTCAGTTGTCCAAGGTGGTGATTCGGTATGGGAGGGACTTCGTATTTACAATGGGAAGATATTTAAGCTTGAGGAGCATCTAGATAG ATTGTTTGATTCAGCAAAAGCTCTGGCCTTCAATAATGTGCCGACTCGTGAAGAG GTTAAGGAAGCAATATTTAACACTCTTATTAGGAATGGAATGTTTGATAATGCACACATCCGTCTAAGCTTGACACGTGGCAAGAAG GTTACTTCAGGAATGAGTCCAGCTTTTAATCTCTATGGATGCACATTAATCG TTCTTGCTGAATGGAAGCCACCTGTCTATGATAATGCAAAGGGTATAACTCTTGTAACTGCTACTACACGGCGTAATTCACCCAAT ATGGAGGGTTCTTCCTTGGTTCCTGTATATTCTTGGAAATATGCTGGTAGCTTTTGGTACCAG AATTTGGATTCAAAGATTCACCATAACAACCTTTTGAACAACATACTTGCAAAG ATAGAAGGGAATAATGCAAATGCTGATGATGCCATAATGCTTGATAAGGATGGTTATGTGTCTGAAACGAATGCTACAAACATT TTCTTAGTGAAGAAAGGCCGTGTCCTAACACCTCACGCTGATTATTGTCTTCCTGGTGTAACTCGAGCAACT GTCATGGACCTTGTGGTAAaggaaaatatcattttagaGGAGCGACGTATCAGTCTATCAGAGTTCCATACTGCGGAtgag GTGTGGACAACAGGAACAATGGGAGAACTCAGCCCA GTTTTGAAGATTGATGGGCGTGAAATTGGGGATGGACAAGTGGGACCAGTAACTCGAAGGTTGCAGATTGCTTACAAAAATCTGACAGAAGGATCAGGAGTGCCCATACCCACCTATCAGGAGGCTTGA